The region CAATTCGGGCAGGTTGCGCGCCATTGGCTACGATGCGCGCGCCCGGATGTTGCAGGTTCAGCTCGACGACGGCAGCACGTTGCAGTACGGCGGCGTCGGCGAGGATACTTGGCGCCGCTTCAGC is a window of Thermodesulfovibrionia bacterium DNA encoding:
- a CDS encoding KTSC domain-containing protein, which encodes MKQINSGRLRAIGYDARARMLQVQLDDGSTLQYGGVGEDTWRRFS